Proteins encoded in a region of the Nicotiana tomentosiformis chromosome 9, ASM39032v3, whole genome shotgun sequence genome:
- the LOC138898456 gene encoding uncharacterized protein, with translation MISASRNDWAAMHDDALWAYRTTYKTPTRASPYKLVYELASEKWLMQLNELYEFHLHTYENSKLYKEKTKLLHDNNNHNCEFELGQFVLLFNSRLRLFPWKLISRWSGLFEIVRVTPHGAIEMHIVCGETTFLVNGQRVKNYYEVDFDRQKSKVLLAND, from the exons ATGATTAGTGCAAGTAGGAATGATTGGGCTGCAATGCatgatgatgctctatgggcatACAGGACAACCTACAAAACTCCAACACGAGCCTCCCCTTACAAGCTGGTTTATg AATTAGCGAGTGAAAAATGGTTGATGCAATTGAACGAGCTTTATGAGTTTCACTTGCATACGTATGAGAATTCCaagttatataaagaaaagaccaagctTTTGCATGATAATAATAACCACAATTGCGAGTTTGAACTAGGACAATTTGTTCTGTTGTTCAATTCAAGGTTGAGACTCTTTCCGTGGAAACTCATATCGAGATGGTCAGGCTTGTTTGAGATAGTGAGAGTCACTCCACATGGTGCAATTGAGATGCACATCGTATGTGGCGAGACAACGTTCTTAGTGAACGGACAAAGAGTAAAGAACTATTATGAAGTTGACTTTGATCGTCAGAAGTCGAAGGTGTTACTTGCCAATGATTAG